A genomic segment from Geitlerinema sp. PCC 7407 encodes:
- a CDS encoding NAD-dependent epimerase/dehydratase family protein: MPTSVVTGAAGFIGSHLAETLLQRGEQVIGIDQFNDYYDPSLKRKNVAALQQHPNFRLIEGDIQAQDWSSILESVDVIYHQAAQAGVRASWGKGFHDYTERNISATQILLEATKDAPKLRRFVHASTSSIYGDAETLPTTETMCPKPVSPYGITKLAAEQLGLLYQKNFGVPFVSLRYFTVYGPRQRPDMAFHKFFRAAMLDEAIAIYGDGQQTRDFTFVADAVAANLAAAEAPAGEAVGEIFNIGGGSRVVLAEVIDTMERIVGKPIQRQHIGQAMGDARHTAADVSKARSRLGYNPTVPLAEGLTQEWAWIQSLYS; this comes from the coding sequence ATGCCAACGAGCGTCGTCACAGGAGCTGCGGGATTTATTGGCTCCCACCTTGCCGAAACGCTGCTCCAGCGCGGTGAGCAAGTCATTGGCATTGACCAGTTCAACGACTACTACGACCCCAGCCTCAAGCGCAAAAATGTCGCCGCGCTACAGCAGCACCCAAATTTTCGGCTGATCGAGGGCGACATCCAGGCCCAGGACTGGAGCAGCATCCTGGAAAGCGTGGACGTGATCTACCACCAAGCGGCCCAGGCGGGCGTGCGGGCGAGCTGGGGTAAGGGGTTCCACGACTACACCGAGCGCAACATCAGCGCTACCCAGATTTTGCTAGAGGCTACCAAGGACGCCCCCAAGCTGCGGCGCTTTGTCCACGCTTCTACGTCGTCGATCTACGGGGACGCCGAGACGCTGCCCACCACAGAGACGATGTGCCCCAAGCCGGTGTCGCCCTACGGCATCACGAAGCTGGCGGCGGAGCAGCTCGGCCTCCTATACCAGAAAAATTTTGGGGTGCCTTTCGTTTCGCTGCGCTACTTCACGGTGTACGGCCCCCGGCAGCGGCCAGATATGGCGTTTCACAAGTTTTTTCGGGCGGCGATGCTGGATGAGGCGATCGCCATCTACGGGGATGGCCAGCAGACTCGGGACTTCACGTTTGTGGCGGATGCGGTGGCCGCAAATCTAGCCGCTGCTGAGGCTCCCGCAGGGGAGGCGGTGGGAGAGATTTTTAATATCGGGGGTGGCAGCCGGGTCGTCCTCGCGGAGGTGATCGACACGATGGAGCGCATCGTGGGTAAGCCGATCCAGCGCCAGCACATTGGTCAGGCAATGGGGGATGCTCGCCACACGGCAGCCGATGTCTCTAAGGCGCGATCGCGCCTCGGCTACAATCCCACCGTGCCCCTCGCCGAAGGCCTCACCCAAGAGTGGGCCTGGATCCAGTCACTCTACAGCTAA
- a CDS encoding sugar phosphate nucleotidyltransferase: MKAMILAAGKGTRVRPITYTIPKPMIPILQKPVMEFLLELLRQHGFDQIMVNVSHLANEIESYFRDGQRFGVQIAYSFEGRIVDGELMGEAIGSAGGMRKIQDFSPFFDDTFVVLCGDALIDLDLTEAVKWHREKGSIATIVMKSVPRDEVSSYGVVVTDESGRIQAFQEKPSVEEALSTDINTGIYIFEPEVLNYIPSDEAFDIGGDLFPKLVAAGAPFYGISMDFQWVDIGKVPDYWRAIRGVLAGEIKNVSIPGHEVAPGIYTGLNVSVNWDKVNIQGPVYIGGMTKIEDGATIIGPTMIGPNCCVCSGATVESSVIFEYSRLGPGVRLVDKLVFGRYCVDKTGATIDVQAAALDWLITDARQVMPSHPPAERQAIAELLGADGVART; encoded by the coding sequence GCGGGTAAAGGAACCCGTGTCCGTCCCATCACCTACACGATTCCCAAACCGATGATTCCCATCCTGCAAAAGCCAGTGATGGAATTCTTGCTGGAGTTGCTGCGCCAGCATGGCTTCGACCAAATTATGGTCAATGTCAGCCACCTCGCCAACGAGATCGAGAGCTATTTTCGAGATGGCCAGCGCTTTGGCGTTCAGATTGCCTATTCCTTTGAGGGACGCATTGTCGATGGCGAGCTGATGGGTGAAGCCATCGGCTCGGCGGGCGGTATGCGCAAGATCCAGGATTTTTCGCCCTTCTTTGATGACACTTTTGTGGTGCTGTGCGGCGACGCCCTGATCGACCTCGACCTGACGGAGGCCGTGAAGTGGCACCGCGAAAAAGGGTCGATCGCCACCATCGTCATGAAATCAGTGCCCCGCGACGAGGTGTCGAGCTACGGGGTGGTCGTGACGGACGAGTCTGGCCGCATCCAGGCGTTTCAAGAGAAGCCCTCTGTGGAAGAGGCCCTCAGCACCGATATCAACACCGGTATCTACATCTTTGAGCCGGAGGTGCTGAACTACATTCCCTCAGATGAGGCCTTCGATATCGGGGGGGACCTGTTCCCCAAACTGGTGGCCGCAGGGGCACCCTTCTACGGCATTTCGATGGACTTCCAGTGGGTGGACATCGGGAAGGTGCCGGACTACTGGCGGGCCATCCGGGGCGTGCTGGCGGGCGAAATTAAGAACGTGTCGATTCCGGGGCATGAGGTGGCTCCTGGCATCTACACGGGCCTGAATGTGTCGGTGAACTGGGACAAGGTAAATATCCAAGGCCCGGTGTACATCGGCGGCATGACCAAAATCGAGGACGGCGCGACGATCATTGGTCCGACGATGATCGGTCCCAACTGCTGCGTGTGCAGCGGCGCGACGGTGGAGAGCAGCGTGATCTTCGAGTATTCGCGCTTGGGTCCGGGGGTCCGCTTGGTGGACAAGCTGGTGTTTGGTCGCTACTGCGTGGACAAGACGGGGGCAACGATCGACGTGCAGGCGGCGGCCCTAGACTGGCTGATCACCGATGCGCGTCAGGTAATGCCGTCCCATCCTCCGGCGGAGCGCCAGGCGATCGCAGAATTGCTGGGAGCAGACGGCGTCGCTCGAACCTAG